In Candidatus Cloacimonadota bacterium, a single window of DNA contains:
- a CDS encoding FAD-binding oxidoreductase: MIYDCIVIGAGSIGQPTALNLAENGLKVLIIEGEHGPGQQNNKKAIGGIRATHSDYGKISVCQRSIEILKNWKTERGEDIGWLSNGYSYPAYRAEDANALQDLMKIQHSYGLNIEWLNAQDYAELVPGISREGLLGSTYSPEDGSCSPLLVTNAYYFHALNAKVDFHFQERVTELRLKGNSVCEVITNKEKYKVGTVINAAGNYAREIGAMVHEDIKVFPDNHEAGITEPVARFFEPMVIDMRKAPGSANFYFYQNNEGQVVFCITPDPPILGIDNRSTSEFLPMCSKRMLEIYPRLRNLKVRRTWRGQYPMTPDGFPIVGRSVNAQNLIHAVGMCGQGFMLGPGMGELIGRMCLDSINEDDMQVLKSFDPQRDFSAEEAFK, translated from the coding sequence ATGATTTACGATTGCATTGTAATTGGAGCCGGTTCCATTGGACAACCAACTGCATTGAATCTTGCGGAAAATGGTTTGAAAGTATTAATAATAGAAGGCGAACACGGTCCCGGTCAACAAAATAATAAGAAAGCTATTGGGGGCATCAGAGCTACTCATTCAGATTATGGCAAGATATCAGTATGTCAGCGCTCGATTGAAATATTAAAAAACTGGAAAACAGAACGGGGTGAAGATATCGGTTGGCTTAGTAATGGTTATTCTTACCCTGCCTATAGAGCAGAAGATGCCAATGCTCTTCAGGATCTGATGAAAATTCAGCATTCATACGGATTGAATATTGAATGGCTAAATGCTCAAGATTACGCAGAATTAGTGCCCGGTATTTCAAGAGAGGGATTGTTGGGCAGCACATATTCACCTGAAGATGGTAGCTGCTCTCCTCTGCTGGTAACAAATGCTTATTATTTCCATGCCCTCAATGCAAAAGTAGATTTTCATTTTCAAGAAAGGGTTACAGAGTTAAGGCTTAAAGGCAATAGTGTTTGTGAAGTGATAACCAATAAAGAGAAATACAAAGTTGGGACAGTAATTAATGCAGCAGGCAATTATGCTCGCGAGATAGGAGCCATGGTACACGAAGATATTAAAGTATTTCCTGATAATCACGAAGCAGGTATCACCGAACCGGTGGCACGATTCTTTGAACCCATGGTGATAGATATGCGTAAAGCTCCCGGCAGTGCAAATTTCTATTTCTATCAGAATAATGAAGGTCAAGTTGTGTTCTGTATTACTCCAGATCCACCAATTTTAGGGATAGATAATCGCTCAACTTCAGAGTTCTTGCCCATGTGTAGTAAGCGAATGCTTGAAATCTATCCTCGGTTAAGAAATCTTAAAGTAAGACGTACATGGCGTGGTCAGTACCCTATGACTCCAGATGGCTTTCCTATTGTGGGTAGAAGTGTTAATGCACAAAACTTGATACATGCAGTTGGAATGTGTGGACAGGGATTCATGCTTGGCCCTGGCATGGGTGAACTGATAGGCAGAATGTGCTTAGATAGTATAAATGAAGATGATATGCAGGTATTGAAGAGCTTTGATCCTCAGCGAGATTTCAGTGCAGAGGAGGCATTCAAATAA